A genome region from Populus alba chromosome 5, ASM523922v2, whole genome shotgun sequence includes the following:
- the LOC118029239 gene encoding filament-like plant protein isoform X1 codes for MEKRKWLWKRKSSERSSGETDSSGSITSHSERFSDDQQDPSKASNTDSAQSPEVTSKPVTRDEDVNDSIKSLTEKLSAALVNVSAKDDLVKQHAKVAEEAVAGWEKAENEVMALKKQIEVANQQKSALEERVSHFDGALKDCVRQLRQAREEQEEKLHEAVVQKSLEWESIKSELENQFIELKTKEAAARSESHALIVDELCLKLEYLEQENATLKLELLSQSEELEARTVERDLSTQAAETASKQHLESIKKVARLEAECRRLKAMACKSSSVNDHRTSAASSVYVESFTDSQSDSGEKLNAVVLDARKVSCSGPYKSEQICSDPWTSALISELDQFKNEKSINRNLPASPVEIDLMDDFLEMERLAALPENEAGTGNSSAEDAAKQSIDAESSLRAEREFIIKRSAELEEKLQKMEEEKFVLEEKLRKMEGETFVLEEKLEEIKAERDELEMALTESQDKNEASQLQLREVQQKLVELQEELSMANESKQQIESRLVSMEVEARTMSAKVNSLEGEIEKERVLSTEIAVKYQELEENLSRKKQEEELQQTVSSSVEQQIKQDLDVAAKKHAECQKTIASLGKQLKSLATLEDFLIDTASIPEFSAGGSAIPKVMENLGSDTPMKRFHLREIPVL; via the exons CAGGATCCCTCAAAGGCATCTAATACTGACAGCGCTCAATCACCTGAAGTGACATCAAAACCTGTAACTAGGGATGAAGATGTCAACGATAGCATTAAGAGTTTGACAGAGAAGTTATCAGCCGCTCTTGTCAATGTTAGTGCAAAAGATGACTTAGTAAAGCAGCATGCGAAAGTTGCTGAAGAAGCTGTTGCAG gctGGGAAAAGGCTGAAAATGAAGTAATGGCTCTCAAGAAACAAATTGAAGTTGCAAATCAGCAGAAATCTGCATTGGAAGAGCGGGTGAGCCACTTTGATGGGGCCCTTAAAGATTGTGTTAGGCAGCTGAGACAAGCAAGAGAAGAGCAGGAAGAAAAGCTTCATGAAGCTGTGGTGCAGAAAAGTCTCGAGTGGGAATCCATTAAATCTGAACTTGAGAACCAGTTTATCGAACTCAAGACAAAAGAAGCTGCTGCCAGGTCTGAATCTCATGCTCTGATAGTTGACGAACTCTGCCTGAAGCTTGAATATTTGGAGCAAGAGAATGCTACCCTGAAACTCGAGCTCCTTTCCCAGTCAGAAGAGTTAGAAGCCAGAACAGTTGAAAGGGACTTGAGTACCCAAGCAGCTGAAACAGCCAGCAAACAACATCTGGAGAGCATAAAGAAGGTGGCCAGACTTGAAGCTGAGTGCCGGAGGCTAAAAGCCATGGCTTGTAAATCATCCTCTGTTAATGATCACAGGACTTCTGCTGCATCCTCAGTTTATGTTGAGTCTTTCACTGACAGTCAATCAGACAGTGGGGAGAAACTTAATGCTGTGGTGCTGGATGCTCGCAAAGTTAGCTGCTCAGGGCCATACAAGTCTGAACAAATTTGCTCAGACCCATGGACATCTGCACTAATTTCAGAGCTTGATCAATTCAAGAATGAAAAATCTATTAATCGAAATCTCCCAGCCTCACCCGTCGAAATTGATCTCATGGATGATTTTCTTGAAATGGAACGACTTGCTGCTTTGCCTGAGAATGAAGCTGGAACTGGTAATTCTAGTGCAGAAGATGCTGCCAAACAATCAATTGATGCTGAAAGCTCGTTGAGAGCTGAGCGGGAATTCATAATAAAACGAAGCGCTGAATTGGAAGAGAAGTTACAGAAGatggaagaagaaaagtttGTATTGGAAGAGAAATTAAGGAAGATGGAAGGGGAAACGTTTGTATTGGAAGAGAAGTTAGAAGAGATTAAAGCAGAGAGGGATGAGTTGGAAATGGCTCTAACAGAAAGTCAGGACAAGAATGAAGCATCACAACTTCAGCTGAGGGAGGTCCAACAGAAGTTGGTGGAGTTGCAAGAAGAGCTATCAATGGCAAATGAATCAAAGCAGCAAATTGAATCTCGACTTGTTAGCATGGAAGTGGAGGCTCGGACCATGTCTGCAAAAGTTAACTCATTAGAAGGAGAGATTGAAAAGGAGAGGGTTTTGTCGACGGAAATTGCAGTCAAGTATCAGGAACTCGAGGAAAATCTCTCAAGAAAGAAACAGGAAGAAGAGCTCCAGCAAACTGTAAGCTCAAGTGTTGAACAACAAATAAAGCAG GACCTAGATGTCGCTGCAAAGAAACATGCTGAATGCCAGAAAACAATAGCTTCTCTAGGGAAGCAGCTGAAATCTCTAGCAACTCTAGAGGACTTCTTGATAGACACTGCAAGCATACCGGAGTTCTCTGCTGGAGGATCAGCAATTCCTAAGGTAATGGAGAACCTTGGAAGTGACACTCCAATGAAACGTTTTCACCTAAGAGAGATTCCAGTTCTATGA
- the LOC118029239 gene encoding filament-like plant protein isoform X2: MEKRKWLWKRKSSERSSGETDSSGSITSHSERFSDDQDPSKASNTDSAQSPEVTSKPVTRDEDVNDSIKSLTEKLSAALVNVSAKDDLVKQHAKVAEEAVAGWEKAENEVMALKKQIEVANQQKSALEERVSHFDGALKDCVRQLRQAREEQEEKLHEAVVQKSLEWESIKSELENQFIELKTKEAAARSESHALIVDELCLKLEYLEQENATLKLELLSQSEELEARTVERDLSTQAAETASKQHLESIKKVARLEAECRRLKAMACKSSSVNDHRTSAASSVYVESFTDSQSDSGEKLNAVVLDARKVSCSGPYKSEQICSDPWTSALISELDQFKNEKSINRNLPASPVEIDLMDDFLEMERLAALPENEAGTGNSSAEDAAKQSIDAESSLRAEREFIIKRSAELEEKLQKMEEEKFVLEEKLRKMEGETFVLEEKLEEIKAERDELEMALTESQDKNEASQLQLREVQQKLVELQEELSMANESKQQIESRLVSMEVEARTMSAKVNSLEGEIEKERVLSTEIAVKYQELEENLSRKKQEEELQQTVSSSVEQQIKQDLDVAAKKHAECQKTIASLGKQLKSLATLEDFLIDTASIPEFSAGGSAIPKVMENLGSDTPMKRFHLREIPVL, encoded by the exons GATCCCTCAAAGGCATCTAATACTGACAGCGCTCAATCACCTGAAGTGACATCAAAACCTGTAACTAGGGATGAAGATGTCAACGATAGCATTAAGAGTTTGACAGAGAAGTTATCAGCCGCTCTTGTCAATGTTAGTGCAAAAGATGACTTAGTAAAGCAGCATGCGAAAGTTGCTGAAGAAGCTGTTGCAG gctGGGAAAAGGCTGAAAATGAAGTAATGGCTCTCAAGAAACAAATTGAAGTTGCAAATCAGCAGAAATCTGCATTGGAAGAGCGGGTGAGCCACTTTGATGGGGCCCTTAAAGATTGTGTTAGGCAGCTGAGACAAGCAAGAGAAGAGCAGGAAGAAAAGCTTCATGAAGCTGTGGTGCAGAAAAGTCTCGAGTGGGAATCCATTAAATCTGAACTTGAGAACCAGTTTATCGAACTCAAGACAAAAGAAGCTGCTGCCAGGTCTGAATCTCATGCTCTGATAGTTGACGAACTCTGCCTGAAGCTTGAATATTTGGAGCAAGAGAATGCTACCCTGAAACTCGAGCTCCTTTCCCAGTCAGAAGAGTTAGAAGCCAGAACAGTTGAAAGGGACTTGAGTACCCAAGCAGCTGAAACAGCCAGCAAACAACATCTGGAGAGCATAAAGAAGGTGGCCAGACTTGAAGCTGAGTGCCGGAGGCTAAAAGCCATGGCTTGTAAATCATCCTCTGTTAATGATCACAGGACTTCTGCTGCATCCTCAGTTTATGTTGAGTCTTTCACTGACAGTCAATCAGACAGTGGGGAGAAACTTAATGCTGTGGTGCTGGATGCTCGCAAAGTTAGCTGCTCAGGGCCATACAAGTCTGAACAAATTTGCTCAGACCCATGGACATCTGCACTAATTTCAGAGCTTGATCAATTCAAGAATGAAAAATCTATTAATCGAAATCTCCCAGCCTCACCCGTCGAAATTGATCTCATGGATGATTTTCTTGAAATGGAACGACTTGCTGCTTTGCCTGAGAATGAAGCTGGAACTGGTAATTCTAGTGCAGAAGATGCTGCCAAACAATCAATTGATGCTGAAAGCTCGTTGAGAGCTGAGCGGGAATTCATAATAAAACGAAGCGCTGAATTGGAAGAGAAGTTACAGAAGatggaagaagaaaagtttGTATTGGAAGAGAAATTAAGGAAGATGGAAGGGGAAACGTTTGTATTGGAAGAGAAGTTAGAAGAGATTAAAGCAGAGAGGGATGAGTTGGAAATGGCTCTAACAGAAAGTCAGGACAAGAATGAAGCATCACAACTTCAGCTGAGGGAGGTCCAACAGAAGTTGGTGGAGTTGCAAGAAGAGCTATCAATGGCAAATGAATCAAAGCAGCAAATTGAATCTCGACTTGTTAGCATGGAAGTGGAGGCTCGGACCATGTCTGCAAAAGTTAACTCATTAGAAGGAGAGATTGAAAAGGAGAGGGTTTTGTCGACGGAAATTGCAGTCAAGTATCAGGAACTCGAGGAAAATCTCTCAAGAAAGAAACAGGAAGAAGAGCTCCAGCAAACTGTAAGCTCAAGTGTTGAACAACAAATAAAGCAG GACCTAGATGTCGCTGCAAAGAAACATGCTGAATGCCAGAAAACAATAGCTTCTCTAGGGAAGCAGCTGAAATCTCTAGCAACTCTAGAGGACTTCTTGATAGACACTGCAAGCATACCGGAGTTCTCTGCTGGAGGATCAGCAATTCCTAAGGTAATGGAGAACCTTGGAAGTGACACTCCAATGAAACGTTTTCACCTAAGAGAGATTCCAGTTCTATGA
- the LOC118029239 gene encoding filament-like plant protein isoform X3, translated as MCFLKKIIGWEKAENEVMALKKQIEVANQQKSALEERVSHFDGALKDCVRQLRQAREEQEEKLHEAVVQKSLEWESIKSELENQFIELKTKEAAARSESHALIVDELCLKLEYLEQENATLKLELLSQSEELEARTVERDLSTQAAETASKQHLESIKKVARLEAECRRLKAMACKSSSVNDHRTSAASSVYVESFTDSQSDSGEKLNAVVLDARKVSCSGPYKSEQICSDPWTSALISELDQFKNEKSINRNLPASPVEIDLMDDFLEMERLAALPENEAGTGNSSAEDAAKQSIDAESSLRAEREFIIKRSAELEEKLQKMEEEKFVLEEKLRKMEGETFVLEEKLEEIKAERDELEMALTESQDKNEASQLQLREVQQKLVELQEELSMANESKQQIESRLVSMEVEARTMSAKVNSLEGEIEKERVLSTEIAVKYQELEENLSRKKQEEELQQTVSSSVEQQIKQDLDVAAKKHAECQKTIASLGKQLKSLATLEDFLIDTASIPEFSAGGSAIPKVMENLGSDTPMKRFHLREIPVL; from the exons ATGTGCTTcctcaaaaaaattataggctGGGAAAAGGCTGAAAATGAAGTAATGGCTCTCAAGAAACAAATTGAAGTTGCAAATCAGCAGAAATCTGCATTGGAAGAGCGGGTGAGCCACTTTGATGGGGCCCTTAAAGATTGTGTTAGGCAGCTGAGACAAGCAAGAGAAGAGCAGGAAGAAAAGCTTCATGAAGCTGTGGTGCAGAAAAGTCTCGAGTGGGAATCCATTAAATCTGAACTTGAGAACCAGTTTATCGAACTCAAGACAAAAGAAGCTGCTGCCAGGTCTGAATCTCATGCTCTGATAGTTGACGAACTCTGCCTGAAGCTTGAATATTTGGAGCAAGAGAATGCTACCCTGAAACTCGAGCTCCTTTCCCAGTCAGAAGAGTTAGAAGCCAGAACAGTTGAAAGGGACTTGAGTACCCAAGCAGCTGAAACAGCCAGCAAACAACATCTGGAGAGCATAAAGAAGGTGGCCAGACTTGAAGCTGAGTGCCGGAGGCTAAAAGCCATGGCTTGTAAATCATCCTCTGTTAATGATCACAGGACTTCTGCTGCATCCTCAGTTTATGTTGAGTCTTTCACTGACAGTCAATCAGACAGTGGGGAGAAACTTAATGCTGTGGTGCTGGATGCTCGCAAAGTTAGCTGCTCAGGGCCATACAAGTCTGAACAAATTTGCTCAGACCCATGGACATCTGCACTAATTTCAGAGCTTGATCAATTCAAGAATGAAAAATCTATTAATCGAAATCTCCCAGCCTCACCCGTCGAAATTGATCTCATGGATGATTTTCTTGAAATGGAACGACTTGCTGCTTTGCCTGAGAATGAAGCTGGAACTGGTAATTCTAGTGCAGAAGATGCTGCCAAACAATCAATTGATGCTGAAAGCTCGTTGAGAGCTGAGCGGGAATTCATAATAAAACGAAGCGCTGAATTGGAAGAGAAGTTACAGAAGatggaagaagaaaagtttGTATTGGAAGAGAAATTAAGGAAGATGGAAGGGGAAACGTTTGTATTGGAAGAGAAGTTAGAAGAGATTAAAGCAGAGAGGGATGAGTTGGAAATGGCTCTAACAGAAAGTCAGGACAAGAATGAAGCATCACAACTTCAGCTGAGGGAGGTCCAACAGAAGTTGGTGGAGTTGCAAGAAGAGCTATCAATGGCAAATGAATCAAAGCAGCAAATTGAATCTCGACTTGTTAGCATGGAAGTGGAGGCTCGGACCATGTCTGCAAAAGTTAACTCATTAGAAGGAGAGATTGAAAAGGAGAGGGTTTTGTCGACGGAAATTGCAGTCAAGTATCAGGAACTCGAGGAAAATCTCTCAAGAAAGAAACAGGAAGAAGAGCTCCAGCAAACTGTAAGCTCAAGTGTTGAACAACAAATAAAGCAG GACCTAGATGTCGCTGCAAAGAAACATGCTGAATGCCAGAAAACAATAGCTTCTCTAGGGAAGCAGCTGAAATCTCTAGCAACTCTAGAGGACTTCTTGATAGACACTGCAAGCATACCGGAGTTCTCTGCTGGAGGATCAGCAATTCCTAAGGTAATGGAGAACCTTGGAAGTGACACTCCAATGAAACGTTTTCACCTAAGAGAGATTCCAGTTCTATGA
- the LOC118029240 gene encoding uncharacterized protein: MARTTSQNQNEKNKVGAFFLATLILWFVSVLFEIFFNKRTELLWIVAGACLFQIANWVIRSFVSRDPLFVNTSVSLLHSTIISVSVVSVLVNQCLKNGSDGMFEHSQLVGGTWEWAYAALCFSCGYFAYDQLDMLFYRLYSGLIPSILVHHMILLVCFTLALYRNVTINYLILTLVCELHSIFLHVRKVRRMAGIRNAKSTIVRIEWVLNWLTFIFARSLTHILITIKLVADAPKFEKGVELPLALFGMAGMNIINVGLGIDLFNAFKREKSSENSNHHDE; encoded by the exons ATGGCAAGAACGACTAGTCAGAATCAGAACGAAAAGAACAAGGTAGGCGCCTTCTTTTTAGCTACTTTAATTCTGTGGTTCGTCTCAGTTTTGTTCGAGATATTCTTCAACAAGCGCACGGAGCTGCTTTGGATTGTTGCTGGAGCTTGCCTTTTCCAGATAGCCAATTGGGTCATTCGATCTTTTGTCTCCCGTGACCCTCTCTTTGTTAATACCTCCGTTTCTCTCCTCCACTCCACCATCATCTCCGTTTCag TGGTTTCCGTCTTGGTAAATCAGTGCTTAAAAAATGGTTCCGATGGGATGTTTGAGCATTCACAACTCGTTGGAGGCACATGGGAGTGGGCGTACGCTGCTCTGTGCTTCTCATGTGGTTATTTTGCATATGATCAGCTGGATATGCTGTTTTACCGATTATACAGTGGTTTGATCCCCTCCATCCTGGTTCACCACATGATACTTCTCGTTTGCTTTACTCTAGCTCTGTATCGAAATGTCACAATCAACTACCTTATTCTCACTCTGGTTTGTGAG CTGCATTCAATCTTTCTTCATGTGAGGAAAGTGCGGCGGATGGCTGGCATTCGCAATGCTAAGAGCACAATTGTAAGGATAGAATGGGTTCTTAATTGGCTCACTTTCATTTTTGCAAGATCCCTGACTCACATCCTCATCACCATCAAGCTGGTTGCTGATGCTCCCAAGTTTGAAAAGGGTGTGGAGTTGCCACTTGCTCTGTTTGGGATGGCCGGAATGAATATAATCAATGTTGGTCTCGGCATTGATCTGTTTAATGCCTTCAAAAGAGAGAAATCCTCAGAAAACAGCAATCACCATGATGAATGA
- the LOC118029242 gene encoding chlorophyllide a oxygenase, chloroplastic yields MTAFATAAALSVPISLCRSSKLNCKKGVRGGFRVFAVLGEEGGLLDKKSTWGPLFDVEDPRSKMPQFKGKFLDAYQALEVARYDIQYCDWRARQDLLTIMILHEKVVEVLNPLARDYKSIGTMKKELAELQDELSQAHRQVHISEARVSTALDKLAYMEELVNDRLFQDRNPADSDQPSPSPSTSTQSPDSVKNKSPRKNLKVSGPVQPYHPHLKNFWYPVAFSTDLKDGTMIPIDCFEEPWVLFRGMDGKPGCIRNTCAHRACPLDLGSVNEGRVRCPYHGWEYSTDGKCEKMPSTRLLNVKIKSLPCFEQEGMILVWPGSDPPAATLPSLQPPPGFQVHAEIVMELPVEHGLLLDNLLDLAHAPFTHTSTFAKGWSVPSLVKFLTPASGLQGYWDPYPIDMEFRPPCMVLSTIGISKPGKLEGQSTRECATHLHQLHVCLPSSRHKTRLLYRMSLDFAPVLKHVPFMHYLWRHFAEQVLNEDLRLVLGQQERMINGANVWNWPVSYDKLGVRYRLWRDAVEEGAKQLPFEKST; encoded by the exons ATGACCGCCTTCGCTACTGCTGCAGCTCTCTCTGTGCCCATTTCTCTATGTAGATCATCTAAGCTCAACTGTAAAAAG GGCGTTAGAGGAGGGTTTAGGGTGTTTGCAGTATTAGGGGAGGAAGGTGGGTTGTTAGATAAGAAGAGTACATGGGGTCCGCTCTTTGATGTTGAGGATCCGAGGTCTAAGATGCCACAGTTTAAAGGGAAGTTCTTGGATGCTTATCAAGCACTTGAAGTGGCAAGATATGATATTCAGTACTGTGATTGGCGAGCTCGGCAAGATCTACTTACTATCATGATCCTTCATGAAAAG GTTGTGGAAGTTCTAAATCCCTTAGCTCGTGATTACAAGTCTATTGGCACCATGAAGAAGGAGCTTGCGGAGTTGCAAGATGAGTTATCCCAAGCTCACAGACAG GTTCATATATCTGAAGCAAGGGTTTCTACTGCCTTAGATAAACTAGCTTACATGGAAGAATTGGTCAATGATAGGCTGTTCCAAGACAGGAACCCAGCAGATTCTGACCAACCATCCCCTTCTCCCAGCACTTCAACTCAATCTCCAGATAGTGTAAAAAACAAGTCACCCCGGAAAAACTTGAAAGTGTCAGGTCCAGTTCAACCTTACCATCCTCACCTGAAGAATTTCTGGTATCCTGTTGCTTTCTCCACTGATCTGAAGGATGGTACCATG ATTCCAATTGATTGTTTTGAGGAACCATGGGTTCTCTTTCGTGGCATGGATGGGAAACCAGGATGTATCCGGAACACCTGTGCACACAGAGCATGTCCACTTGACCTTGGTTCAGTGAATGAGGGTCGAGTCCGATGTCCTTACCATG ggTGGGAATACTCAACAGATGGAAAATGTGAGAAAATGCCTTCCACACGATTACTTAATGTGAAGATAAAATCATTGCCATGTTTTGAGCAAGAAGGTATGATCTTGGTTTGGCCTGGTAGCGACCCTCCTGCAGCAACCCTTCCTTCATTACAACCTCCTCCAGGTTTTCAAGTCCATGCTGAG ATTGTGATGGAACTTCCCGTGGAACATGGCCTACTTCTGGATAACCTTTTAGATCTTGCGCATGCCCCGTTTACTCACACGTCAACCTTTGCCAAGGGGTGGAGCGTTCCCAG CTTGGTGAAATTTTTAACGCCTGCATCTGGCCTCCAAGGGTATTGGGACCCATATCCCATAGATATGGAATTTCGACCACCTTGCATGGTGCTATCGACCATTGGGATCTCAAAGCCTGGAAAACTAGAGGGACAAAGCACCAGAGAGTGTGCAACTCACCTCCACCAACTTCATGTTTGCTTGCCTTCCTCGAGACACAAGACTAGGTTACTATACAGAATGTCACTCGATTTTGCTCCCGTGCTGAAGCATGTTCCTTTCATGCATTACCTATGGAGACATTTTGCTGAACAG GTGTTGAATGAGGATCTACGCCTTGTCCTCGGCCAGCAAGAGCGAATGATCAACGGTGCCAATGTGTGGAATTGGCCAGTATCCTACGATAAACTTGGAGTAAGATATAGATTGTGGAGAGATGCTGTTGAAGAAGGAGCAAAGCAATTACCCTTCGAAAAATCAACGTAA
- the LOC118029243 gene encoding BTB/POZ domain-containing protein At1g21780, whose amino-acid sequence MADSKVETISRLAQWRIDNFGPCSYKKSDPFKVGIWNWYLSIEKNRYLCIRLFPEPSRASKEQPPIARFVLRVSNASANNRRPLISPVHERLLRTCEDFVWSVDSTFHGRFIIDVEFLDLKIYPLNGGEPSSTWPSDGMMQSVSTQGTLQCLSRMLDEAIHADVTIHTAEGTLSAHKAILSASSPVFQSMFHHNLKEKESSTIFIEDMTLESCMTLLSYLYGTIKQEDFWKHRVSLLGAANKYDIAALKDACEESLLEDINTMNVLERLQEAWLYQLNKLKKGCMIYLFDFGKIYDVRDEISNFLRQADRELMVEMFQEVISVWKPV is encoded by the exons ATGGCGGATTCAAAGGTAGAGACCATCTCCCGACTAGCCCAGTGGAGGATTGACAACTTTGGCCCTTGCTCTTACAAAAAATCCGATCCTTTCAAGGTCGGAATCTGGAACTG GTACTTGTCAATAGAGAAGAATCGGTACCTGTGCATTCGTTTATTTCCAGAGCCGTCTCGAGCTTCCAAAGAACAGCCTCCTATCGCTAGATTTGTTCTCCGCGTCTCAAATGCTAGTGCTAATAATCGCAGGCCCCTTATCTCTCCAG TTCATGAGAGATTGCTCCGGACTTGTGAGGACTTTGTCTGGTCTGTTGATTCTACCTTTCATGGTCGCTTCATCATTGATGTTGAGTTTCTAGATCTCAAAATCTACCCTCTGAAT GGTGGGGAACCCAGTTCCACATGGCCAAGTGATGGAATGATGCAGTCTGTTTCAACTCAAGGCACACTTCAATGTCTCTCTCGCATGCTGGATGAGGCCATCCATGCTGACGTTACCATCCATACTGCTGAGGGAACTCTCAGTGCTCACAAGGCAATTCTTTCTGCAAGTTCGCCTGTTTTCCAGAGCATGTTCCATCACAACCTCAAGGAAAAAGAGTCCTCCACAATCTTCATAGAAGATATGACACTGGAATCTTGCATGACTCTCTTGAGTTACTTGTATGGAACCATCAAGCAAGAGGATTTTTGGAAGCACCGGGTATCACTGCTGGGGGCAGCAAACAAATATGATATTGCAGCCCTCAAGGATGCTTGTGAAGAAAGCCTCTTGGAAGATATTAATACCATGAATGTCCTTGAGAGGCTGCAAGAGGCCTGGCTTTACCAGTTGAACAAGTTGAAGAAAGGATGCATGATTTACTTGTTTGactttggaaaaatatatgatgTTAGAGATGAGATCAGCAACTTTTTAAGGCAGGCCGACAGGGAGTTGATGGTAGAAATGTTTCAAGAGGTTATTTCGGTTTGGAAACCTGTGTAA